The genomic window ACTACAGCGCTAACCACTGTCTCACACATGGGATAATCAGAGGCAGTGGAGAGGGACACAGTCACACCATCACCCTCTCCCAGACCTACCTACAAGCCCCAAACACTAGGGTGTCATAACCGACCATCTCACTCACATGTTCCAGTCACACACAGGCCGCCGGCATGGGCGCACCAGGGGGGCACAGTACCCTACACACACTGTCCAGCTCTGTGGTACCCACACATTCCACTCACAGTCACACAGACGCGCCGGGCGCAGGCACACAGGTGAAAGTACCCccctgcacgcacacacacacacacacacacacataactctatacacacatacacccctacacacacatacacccctacacacacacgcacagtccGGCTCTGTGGTACCCACACATTCCACTCACAGTCACACAGACGCGTCGGGCGCAGGCACACGGGTGAAAGTACCCCCCtgcacgcacgcgcgcacacacacacaactctatacacccctacacacacacacgcacagtccCGCTCTGTGGTACCCACTCATTCCGCCCACAGTCACACAGGCGCGTCGCGCGCAGGCACAAGCGGTGAAAGTCCCACCGGGGTCACTCAGAGGCCGAAGGGCGGCGCCCGGTGACTCAGGCTCCGCAGCGCGCTCCCCACCTGCAGGACTCAGCTCCGGGGCAATCCGGTCCCCGCCCCGAGGGCCCCGGGAGCCTGCACGGGGGTGGCCTCCTCGCCCTCCGCCGACGGAGCCGGGTCCCAGCGGCCCGGGAGCGCCGCCTCGGCGGCCTCGGGCTCCAGGGGACACAAAGGCCGCCGGCCGGCTGCCAGCGGGGCCCCGGGAGGTGCGGTCCGCGGCGCTGCGCGGCTCTGCCCGGGGTCGTCACGCCGCCCGCCGCCCCGGCCTTCCACAGCCGAGCCCGAGCGGGCCGCGGAGCCGGGCCAGGCGCCCCTCAAACGGCCTGCGACTCAAGTGCGCAGGCACCGGCGCTCCAGCCGCCCCCAGCCACCCCGCCCGTGATGTCGGGCCGCGGGGTCAGCGCGGAAGGCGGGGCTTAAACATGGTCGCCCGCGCGTCGGCGACGCCGGGGTGAGGGGCGAGCGCCGGGAGCCGCGGGGTACCCCAGAAGCCGCAGGAGGGTGCGCAGGCGCAGGACGCGTCGGCCAGTCCCGCCCCGGGACGGTTACCTTGGAGATGGGGGGGGCGAGTAGGACGGAGGGAGCTTCTCGTTGGAGTGTTCACGATTCGTAATGCTGGCTGTGAATGCGTCCCCTCTTTTTAAAATGGCTTTTCTGCCAGGAATCTTCAAGATTCCCTTCGGCGCTACGTTCAGATACAAACGGCACATCTTCaaagaggccttccctgatcGCACCTGTCACCTGGCACCCCATGCCTCCTTAACTGGCCTGATTTCTTCATGGCTTTTACCGCCTTAGGGTACATACTGCttatatttcattttctattttgtttattgtATCTCTCCCCACAAGAAGATTCTGTCACTTGAGTGCGATGTTGCGACTGCGTGCGTAACCCTTTGATTCTGTCGTTGTGTGTGTTTCTCTGAGTGTCAAAGTGTAAACCCTTGTGTGTTGGTGGTAAGAGTGCCTCCTGTCTGTGACCACGTGTGAATGTGGTACAAAATGAGTACATTTGGTGACGTTACCTGAGAGACTatgctagggaaaaaaaaaaagaaactgactgGTGGAGAGTGGACTCGGAGTGCTTCACCATAAATGTGACTGTAAAGACTAGACTAATGGATGTGAGTTTGTGACATTCTGCCCGGTGTGGGATCCAATTAGTCAGCACCTGCTGTGAACCACATGTTGTTTCAGGTGCTGGGGTAGACACAGagaaaaagacttaaaaaatgcTGACTAGAATATTAGTAAGCTGAAAGGCAAGTTCAAGAAGCTTAATATATTTGGAACTGGATAACAGATGGGAATCTGAATCTGCACAAAGGATGAAGAGCACCAGAAATGGTAactacaaggtaaacatacaaaattgtttttattatttaaaaaattactgttACATAAGAATACTGATAACGTAGTATAGGGTTTATAAcataaccgaaaaccaaacccattgcagtcaagtcgattcggactcatagcaaccttacaggacagagtagaactgccccatagggtttctaaggagtggcttttacttagcagccgagcttttaaccagtgCACATGGATTTATCTCTGGAAAATCTGTAGATATGATGCGAtgctgatccaaattccaatgacattctttaatgagatggagaaacaaatcaccaacttcatatggaagggaaagaggccccggataagtaaagcattactgaaaaaaaacaaaatgggaggcctcacaatGCTTGATTTTCCCAcatattatactgtcacagtagtttaagcagcctggtactggtacaacaacagatacataaaccaatggaacagaattgagaacctggagataaatccatccacatatgaacagctgacatttgacaaaggcccaaagtctgttaaatgggacggtctctttaacaaaaggtctggcataactggatatccatctgcaaaaaaaatgaaacaagacccgttacctcacaccatgcacaaaaactaactcaaaatggatcaaagaactaaatataaaatctaaaacaatacaggtcatagaaaaaaaaaatgatactggtgaggagcgagcttcttggaacaagtagacacatgagactatgtgggcagctcctgtctggaggggagatgagaaggcagagggggtcagaagctggctgaatggacattgGGAATatggggtggagagagggagtgtgctgtctcattgcggggagagcaatcaggagtacataggaaggtgtatataaatttttgtatgagagactgactcgatttgtaaactgtcacttaaagcacaataaaaaaagtttttaaagatGCTAAGAGGAAATTATGAAGTTTACATTAATAAATTTGACAAATTGAATAAAATGTACAAATTCCTGGAAAAATACAACTTACAAAacctatagaagaatataatatctGAAAAATCTGATATAGAATGGAGTAATTGaatctgttattaaaaaaaaaaaaactcttgacaAAGAAATGCTGACGATCAGCAGGGTTTAAATGTAAACTACAACAAACCAGTGAGGAAGCAATAAGGCAATGTGTATAAATTCtttcaaagaatagaaaacactgttaaaataaaacacaaagataTTGAAACATAAGGTTTACTCCGGGCAGttattatatatgcatatagggagaccattttgattccaggAAAACCAAATGATTTAAAGATTGTTAGTTACAATGAAACTAAgaaagggaggaggagggagaggaataGAAGATCAACCATAAAAAGGTCATCAGTCATAACACAATTGATTGAACACTGCCCTCCCCCTTTTTTGAGATCAACTGATAACAAGGTAGTCTCTGGCCTTCCACTGCCTCAGCCACactttttgaaattcaaatttagtaagTCTGGCTTTGAACAGTAAATAAAAGATTAGCCActttgggtaaaaaaaaagtcactggcaGAATTAATTTTGGTCAGGAATTTCTTTACAGTGAATATTTGTTTTCGTGggtaaaaaaatcttaaaatcaaagtaagatgtctgttattaatttttctctttgacattATGAACCCATTTTATAAGACCACCATAATCTTGAATTCAAAACCTGGGAAGGATGGTACAAACAGATATATATGGGACCATCCTGACTCGTGAACACAAAGatcc from Loxodonta africana isolate mLoxAfr1 chromosome 11, mLoxAfr1.hap2, whole genome shotgun sequence includes these protein-coding regions:
- the LOC135232734 gene encoding cuticle collagen 1-like — translated: MGAPGGHITQARRAQAQAVKVPPGSLRGRRAAPGDSGSAARSPPAGLSSGAIRSPPRGPREPARGWPPRPPPTEPGPSGPGAPPRRPRAPGDTKAAGRLPAGPREVRSAALRGSARGRHAARRPGLPQPSPSGPRSRARRPSNGLRLKCAGTGAPAAPSHPARDVGPRGQRGRRGLNMVARASATPG